From the Methanocorpusculum sp. genome, the window GTGCCAAACGTCACACGGGTATTCGTCCCCCGTGCTGCAAAAGAGTCCATCATGTCATGAGCGAGGCCGTCAAGATAGGTCTCGTTACCTGGCCTGCCATACAGGCACATCTCCTGTACATGCGGAAACTGCGATACTGCGTGTGCTACATATGAGCCAACCTGACCTGTTGCACCGATAATCGTCACTTTTGCCATAAGAACCCTTAAAAGATAATTGGGACACGTTCTCGGTAGGAAGCACATATCCAACTTCTGTTACACATCCCTTCTCCGCCCCGCAACCCTGCGGGCGCCATGCGTTTACGGTGAGGTCTGCTCCCTTCCGGGCCTGAACCGGTGCCCACAACAATGAGAAAATACATCCCTCCGGATGTATCCATCACATCCGCTGACCTCGCAGGACAAGGTATCAACGTTGGAACATGTAACATTGGAAGGACTGACACAGCCGTCCTCAAACTTCGTCCCCTGCGTATTGGCAGTTTCAGGTTACAGGTGACGCCAAGCCACCCGGACTAGTCCCAATATATATGGGATGCCCGGAGAATAAAATGATGTAGGGTATGGAACGGGGAATTTCGGTCCTGTGACAACTACTTTGTCGGGATGATGAATTATTGGGTGAATGGACGCATTTTCAATATATTCCGAATACGTCATTTAATGAATTGGTCTACCCGCGATGGAAATCAATTCGTGATATTCTGCGCGAATCCGGAATAATGTAAGATTGTGTGAGACATACGGACTGATCCGCCCTGCCGCTCAAAAAAATAGCTCTACAATTTTGCCTAAAATGCAAACACATGGGCCCGGAGGGGTTCGAACCCACGACCACCCGGTTATGAGCCGGGCGCTCCACCACTAAGCTACAGGCCCGCAGAGAGAAGTACGTAAAACGGGTGTATGGATTTCTCCATGCGCCCTCAAAATTTGTTCCCTTGCAGAAGAACATATCATATTTGGTATGCTGATAGATAAAGGTGTTTGTTGATATCGGGAAAAGTACGGAATATCTATTTCAATAAAAAAATATAGAAAAAACAAAAAGAAACGCCGCCAACAGGACTCGAACCTGTGACATGCTGGTTAACAGCCAGCCACTCTACCAACTGAGTTATGGCGGCACATTTGTGTTGCCTAATTACATGGGCGGGTCATTGTATTAAAGATTATGATTTTAGCGTCTTTTTTTCCTGGTGCAAAGACGCGAGATGTTTTATAAGGATTTCCAGTTCCTGATCAAAGTTTGTCAGCATCTCAAAGGCTTTGGGCGTGGCAACAGCCCCGGAAGGCGTCGCTTTGACATACTGCATTTGTTCTAAAACCCGCAGAGAATACCGTATTCTGTGCTGCGGCTGGCTGAGTTCTTCGGTGAGTTTCATAATGCCGATCGGACCCTGACGTGCAACAACACGCATAACGGACAGGTGGCGTTCGAGTAGTTCTACTTCTCCATTGATTTTGCTGAGCATTATTACTCCACTTTTTTGTTGGTTTCTTCCTCTTCGCGCATCTCTGCTTCGAGTTCTGCGCGAATTTGAGCACGATATTCATCCTGTTCTTTCTGCATCTGGGCAATACGTTCTTCTTTGGTAGTTCCGTGAATCTCAAGCCAAGCTTTGGTGGCGCGGTATTTAGGAATAAATACTGCAAGACTGATTATGGAAATTACGATGCAGATGATTACAATCGGTATTCTGACCCAGAGGGAGGTCGGGACGATAAAGAATACTACAATTGCCGCAGCTATTGCAAATATCAGAATGTTTAAGATGATTACGAGGACCGTAAATTTTCCCTTAAACTGAGTCTGTTCAGTGTCATCCATTGTAAGTACATCAGCGTCACAAAGATAAAAACTACATCTCTTTGGAGCGCTAATAATGAGACAATATGAAGCAGATTTTGGATGAATTGGAAAAACATTCATGCGATGCATATGTTGCATATGACTCTTCGGAAAATGCGGATATGCGATATGCTTCGGGATTTCTCGCATCTGATCCATATATATACGTATTTTCGAGAGATGGGGTCGCGACATTAATCGTCTCTTCGATGGAGGAAACCCGTGCGCGCTACGAGTCAACATGTAGCATAGTGACACGCATCTCTGCAGGCCTCCCGGAACTCCTGAAAAAATATCATGATCCAAATCTTGCTACGGCTCATATGATCCGGAATTTTGCCGGTCCGCGCCTTCTTATCCCTCCTTCGATGCCGGTAGGATTTGCTCAAAAACTGACCGAGGTTGCTGAAGTGGTCATTGATTCCGGGACTATCGCAGAAATACGGAGTGTGAAGTCTGAGGACGAGATCGCGAAGATCCGCTATGTTCAGAAAAAAAATGAGATAGCTACTCGTGCAGCTGTCGATGCAATCAGAAAATCGGAACCGGATGAAAGAGGCATTCTGATGCTTGAAGACGCGCCGCTCACTTCGGAAAGGATTCGGGATATCATTCACTTTGCCCTCCGTCCGTTCAACTGTGAGGACATTGATACGATCGTCTCCTGTGGTGAAGCATCATCTATGCCGCATGCGCGGGGGACTGGTCCGCTGTATGCAAACCAGCCTATCGTGATGGATGTGTTCCCCAAGAGTGAGCTAACTGGATATTTTGCTGATATGACAAGGACCGTATCCAAAGGTGCCCCCTCTGATGAGATAATCAGGATGTATGATGCGGTCCAAAAAGCCAAAGAACTGGCCGCATCCATGATCCGTCCCGGCATCACCGGGGCCGCAGTTTATACTGCTGTCGTGGAGTTTTTCAAGGCACAGGGTTACGAAACGGCAGGATCCTCGGGATTCACACATAGTCTTGGTCACGGTGTGGGGCTCGAGATCCACGAAGCGCCGTCCCTTTCCCCGTCGGGGGGAGAACTCAAAGAGGGGCATGTTATCACGCTTGAACCCGGCCTCTATTATCAGGGAATCGGCGGGGTCAGACTTGAGGATATGGGTGTCGTGACAAGTGATGGATTTGACAGCTTTACGTGCTTTGAAGAAAAATTAGTATTATAGAATTATGATCGATAACGAATTGGATACCTACATAGAAGCGGGCCGGGTGGCAAAAACCGTTCTGCACAAATGCGCTGCTGAAATAAAACCGGGTGTTGGTCTTGCGGAAATTTTTGATATGGTCCTTGACGAGATCTTATCGGCCGGTGTGTCTCACTCATTTCCGCCGAATATCTCATTAAATAACTGTGCGGCTCACGACACTGCCTCTCCGGACGAAGAACGGATATTTGCAGAAGGGGATCTGATAAAACTGGATATCGGAACACATATTGATGGATACATCGCGGACACTGCCGTTACGGTAGATCTTGGTGATCATGCTTCATTATGCGAGGCATCACGCGCAGCTCTTGATGCTGCGATCAATGTTGTCGCGCCGGAGGTCGTCGTCAGCGATATCGGCGCAGTCGTCGAAGAAACGATCACATCATTCGGCTACAAGCCGATCATCAACCTGACGGGCCACGCGCTTGCGCGCTATAGCCTTCATCACGGCCTCTCCATCCCCAACACGGGGAGATTCGGCAGCGCTGTTCTGAGGGAAGATATGGTTATTGCCATCGAACCTTTCGCGTCTACCGGCTCAGGTCTGGTCCATGAAGCAGGAAGGGCTGAGATTTATCAGGTCGTCGGCGATACGCCGGTCAGATCACCCGCCGGCAGAAAAATCATGAAAAAGGCGGAAGAGATGCATGGTTTGCCGTTTGCCCGCCGCTGGCTGAATGTTCCCAAAGCGGAACTGGCTCTGCCGACCCTGCTTCGCCAGGGGAACCTCTTCGTATATCACAGTTTATCGGATGTGCCTGAATCATTTGTCTCTCAGTTCGAGCACACGATCATCGTGACCGCAGATGGTGCTCTGGTCACTACCAGATAAAAAAAGGAAAAATATTATTTTGTGAGAGGCAGGTTCCATGAACGTTCGTTCTCAAGAACGAACTCCCACTCTTTTTTGCAAGGACAGGGAATCTCCCATACATCATCTAAGACACTCTTATCGGCCGTAAGAGAATACTCATTGATCGCAGCAACGATTTCTTTATCACATGTTCCGCAGTTGTGCGGTCCGCGTTTGAATCCTCCGCCGACCGGATCGCATGCTACGGGGACATCCGCTTCCCTAAGCACTTTCAGAGCAGACCAGAGATACGGCGGCCTGAATCCTCCTTTCTGCCAGTAGTGTTCCAGTTCCGTTCTACCCTGGATCGTGCAGAGGTTCATCGAAATCATGTCTGCGTAGGGTGCGACCTCGCGAATGGATTTCTCCATGTCCTCTAATGCCTCTTTTTCGGTTAAAAAGAGTGGTTTCATCATCAGATATGCCTTGATGCCGACACCGGCATTATGTGCCGTCTCGGAAGCTTTGATGAAATCGGCAAAGGTGTTTCCTTTGTCGATCGACTTTTCCCGAATGGCATCGTTCGTCGTTTCCAGACCGATCGCGACCGTGAGCGGGTGTGCCTGGCCTTTATCCAGACTCTTCAGGAGACGGGAGAGGGCATCTTCAGTTACATATTCGGATCTTGACTCAGCGATAAGCGGTTTTCCTGCAAAGAATTCGCCGAATCCGTCAAGAACTTCAAGAGGAACCTCATTTTTGTCAAAGACACTGCCTGACGTGAAGATCTTTCCAAGCTGGTATTCTTCGGGAGAGTAACTCTCGTCCATCCAGAGGATCTGTCCTTTCATATGGTCGATGAGTTCATCCTTTGAGCAGGTGTCGCGGTCGTTTTTATATCCGCACATCCTGCACCGGTTCCAGGAGCAGCCTCCGGAAAGGAAGATCCCTGTCAGTGATGAGAGGACCTCACCAAAATATCTGTCCTGTCCTTTCCAGGAAGCAATAGGTTTTCGTGGTTCTGTCATTATTTATCTATCCTGTGTGGTATCTTTGTAGTTCTCAATGAGGCGGAAGTAAATCTCCTCACACTTTTTCAGCTGGTCGATCATTACGCGTTCATTCAGGCCGTGCATGGTGCTGAGATCGCCTGGTCCATACTCGAGAGCACGGAATCCGGCGAGGCGCAGTGCCCTCGCATCGGACGCTGCCCACTGGACCATCGGACGGGAGGCGATCCCGTATACGCCGCTGATGGCTTCGCATGTTTTCTGAACAAGGAACGAATCGGTCGCAGTAATTGATGCGTTTGCCTTGGTCCTCGGGGTAACAACTGCAGATTTCGGGACATGGCTGCAGATCTCGTTCAAGACCTCATCACAGTCACACCCCCACGGGAGCCGCATGTCCATCATGAGGGAACATTTCTGAGCGACGATGTTTACCCGTTCCCCTCCTGAAATGATGCCGGGGTTATACATGATCTGCCGGAAGACCGGGCTGAAATCCGTAGTTGTTCCCTCTCCGGCGATTTGGACCGAGTGCTCAATCAGTTTATCCATCTCTTCGCTCTGCGGATAAACACGTTTGTGCAGTTCTCTCATCCAGGCAAGAAACTCCATTGCCTGGATCACTGCACTGTCGCCGAGAACCGGATACAGAGATGAGTGACCCGGCGTTCCGATAAACTCCACATCGAATCTGCAGACGCCTTTCTGTCCAATCGTCGGAGCATGGGCAGGTGTAGGTTCGGCGATTAAAACATCGCAGGGGTGAATGAGGTTCTTCTCCAAGAGATATCTCGTACCGTATTTCCCCCCGCCCTCTTCATCACAGACGAATGCGAGAGAGATCGGATGTTCTTCTCCGGCATCCTGTTTTCTTGCCATGGCCGAAAGAATAGCGGCGCATCCGCCTTTCATATCGGTAGCCCCCCGTCCGTGCACGTAGGTGTCATCGATCATCCCGGAATAGGGCGCATACTCCCATCCTTCATTCAGAGCAGGTACTACATCTATGTGCCCGCTGAGGAGGAGTCCCCCGGTCTGATCTTTTGATATGACATTATCGTGACCATCCGGTCCGGTCGTTATCGTCCCGGGTATTCCGATCCCTTCCATGATGGAAAGGATATATTCGGCGATCTCGCTTGTGTCGCCGGGTGGATTTTCGCTACGTATCTGTATCAGGTCAGAGCAGAGCTTTGCAACATTCATAGTTATTTCCTTTTGAATTCGGCGAAGAGTTTTCCCAGTGTTCCCTCGGGGTAGATGCTCCTGAGGAATTTGAGTCTAAAGAGATCATCGGCCATGTCATGGAAGAACTGGGGCGGGAGAGGTATCTTTGAGTTTGGATCAAGAACTATTCTGAACCCAAGGTATCCTGAGACTTCTTCCGGATCATAGATAAGTTGCCAGAGAATGGGGGTCTCTTCAAACTGTTCTTTGTGATCGTCCCGGAGCCAGATCATGAATGCGGGGAAGAGAGCATAATCTCCGGTTTTCGTGACATCCACACGATTACGCAGATATTCTGCTGTCATGGTGCATTTTATCGAGTCGGAACTGTATGCAAGTGATGAGAGGGTATAATCCAGGTGGGCGATTGTGTCAATTAAGTAAAAGTACAATACCTGATCCATGTCAGACGGTGTTTCCAGGATCAGGGATTTACGATACAGATACTCGATCTGTTGAGAATAGTCGTTCTTCTCTGGTAACATAGCATTCTTGTTTGGTGTGTAAGACAAAAAGAGTTGGGCTTTGGGAAGTGCCCTCACATAAAGATACGTGTCCGGGACTTGGTATCAGCGTGAAATTTTTCTGATCTGCTCGTCGGAAAGTTTCACCAGGTCGTTTTGCCCGGCAAGATCTGCCACACTTCTGATGGCCTCAAGAAGGTGGACGGATTCTTCAAGAAAACTCAGGATATCGGCCGGGAAAAGGTCGATCCCGTACTCATCGATCAGGTGCCGGTGGATCTCTTTGTGGGTAAGACCCATCTCCCTGAGTTCCAGGATACTGATGACAAACTTTCGTTCCGGACAACCGCAAAGGGGTGAGTCCCGGCATTTACATTCGAGAAAATCCTTAAAAAAACGGAGGACCTGGTCCCGCGCTCCCGGGTCCAGACTATCGATATTCATTGAACCGGTGATCGCTTCCAGATTTGCCGGATGAAAAGCACTTTCGGGTAGACGGTGGCCTGCCGCACGCTGTAATTTTTTTATGTATCGAAACCGTGCCCTACCCGCGATCACGAACTTTCTCCGGCTTCCTCATCAAAGTCTTTGAGAGATTTCAATGCATCGGCGATCCGTTCGACTTCAACGAGCCACTCGTCAAAGAGTGTCGGCTCGTCGGTGTCTTTCACGTATTTTCCGCAGCATGAAGCTCCGTTGATGACGGCAGATCCGATGGAAGAGGCTATGTCGAGTGCCTTCTCCGGATCTTTTGTGACAACTTTCCGCCCTTCTTTGACGAGGTTTTTGATCTCTTCTGCAGGCGGATAGATCGCTTCGAGGTACTTCTGCCCTGCGGCAAAGAGGACTACGAGTGAGACCTGCATCGATCCAACGATTTCTGCGAGTTCTTCCCCTGGGACTCCGGCCATGACGATCTCTTCAACACTGCGGAGTTTTGTTCTTGCATCTTCAAGGGTTATTCTTCCATTCTGACAGAGTCGGATGATCTTCATTACGGCGATGGTAATATCATCAGAGAATCCGTCCAGGATACGGAATCCTTCCGGCATCTCTTCCGACTCCTCGTCACCTGCCCAGTCGGCAGTTTCGAGGGTCTTGAGCCAGTTGTCCCATCTCTCCTGATTGTAGAAGATATAGAAGAGCTTGGGAGCAGATTCCGGCTCACCTGTTTTCTTACTTTTTTTGGCAGCCATGCTTTATTACAAATAGTTCGGTCGAGTGTGGTAATAGAACTTGTGTTTGATTATGGTATTTGGAATGTCTGTATTTCTGTTCCGGAGCTGCCTCTCGCTCGTTCCGTCAGAATAGAGCTGATAAAAAAAGGTTAAAGTTTTTTTCCTGCATCCGGTCCGGGCATGCAGGTGAAAATCTCTTTCACGGTGATCTTGACCAGTTCTTTTCCCGGCAGTCCGGGTTTTTTTGCGTCAAGAAGCTCCTTCATTTTTTTGTGGTCAGGAGTTCCCGATTCCACTGCGGCGGTACCTTTCAGCTGGAAACAGTTGCCGATATCACGGCTCCATACAAGGAGAGAGACCTGGGGATTCTCTTTGATGTTTGCAATGGTTTTGTTCATAAAATTATTTGCAATCCAGACCGTGTCATTTTCCATGACCCAGACCGCGCCCATCGGGGCTGCATTCGGGACACCGGCTTTCGATGCGGTGACCAGATGACATACTCCGACTTTGGCAATCTGTTCTTTAAGTTCTGCAGTAAGTAATGCCATGATGATAAGATGCGTTGTTCTGGTATGTCAATTTTTCCCGAAATTGGTGTGCTGTACCGGGTCCGGGACCCTGATTCGAACTTGACATTTATTATCCATCACCACTCATATATGAGCATGGTTTCTGACGAGCGTAAAAGTCCTTTTGGCTCTCTTGCCGCTTCACACGGCGGCGACCGTGCGGAGTTAATTGGTGCAGTTCTCACTCAGCTTGAGAATGACAATGTACGGTCGGTTCTTCTCCAGTTCTCAGATATGGAGGGAAAACCGAAAAATGTCGCGATTCCGACGAAACAAATGAAGAAAGCCTTAACTGAAGGTATTAGTTTTGACGGTTCTTCTATTCAGGGGTTTGCGCGACTGGAAGAGTCGGATATGGTGCTTCGGCCTGAACCGGAGACATATCAGATCATCCCCTGGTCGGATGAAAAATATCGTGTCGCGAGATTCATCTGCAATGTCTACACGACCCGCGGTGAACCGTTCGCCGGGGATCCGCGTTTTATTCTGCGTCAGCAGCTGGAGAAAGCGGAAAAGCTTGGATATACCTTCAATGTCGGTCCGGAGATGGAGTTTTTCCTCTTTAGAATGGTGAATGGTCATCCGTCGGTGGAACTCCAGGATCGTGGGGGCTACTTCGATCAGACGCCGACCGATCCCGGAGAGGATGTCCGCCGCGATCTTGTTACCTCACTTTCAGAAATGGGATTCAATATTGAGGCAGCTCATCACGAGGTGGCTCCTTCCCAGCACGAGATCGATTTCACCTACGGGAATGCTCTTTCCATGGCCGATAAGGTAGTTACCTTCAAATTCGTCGCAAAAACCCTGGCTCTACAACGCGGTCTTCACGCAACCTTCATGCCGAAACCGATCTACGGTATCAACGGTTCAGGTATGCACGTGAACTGTTCTCTGATGAAGGACGGGGAAAATGCATTTTACGATCCCGAGGGAGAACACCAGCTCTCCGATACTGCCCGTCATTTCATTGCAGGAATTCTCAAACACATCGATGCGATCACTCGTGTCGCAAACCCTACGGTAAACTCATACAAGCGGCTTATCCCCGGATATGAGGCTCCGGTGTATGTTGGTTGGTCCGCAATGAACCGTTCTGCTCTTATCAGAGTTCCTTCGTCCCGAGGAAAAAGTACCCGCGCCGAACTGCGCAGTCCTGATCCGACCTGTAACCCGTATCTGACATTTGCCGTGATGCTTGCAGCAGGTTTAGAGGGTATTACCCAGAAGATCGAACCTCCGGAGAGCGTTGACAAAAATATTTTCAGAATGAGCGCCGCGGAACGTACGGCAGAAGGTATCCGCTGTCTTCCCTGGAGCCTTCATGAGGCAAACACCGCTCTGATGAACGATCCGCTCCTCTGCAGTGTTCTTGGTGAACACGTAGTGGCCCAGATAAACCGCATTGGCGAGATGGAGTGGGCGGATTTCTCCAAGTCTATCACAGACTGGGAGATCAAACGCTACCTTGCGACATACTGATTAATACTCAACACTTTTTTTTACATTTTATCTGCTCACTCAGAATAGTGGTATGACCGCGGTCAAAGTAATGTTACGGTCGGAAAATAAACTGATAATGTATATATTGTTAGCGACCTAACTAATTTGTACATGGATGACAGACTTCCGATAGCGATCTTGATCAAGATCCTTTCAAACTATATTAAACGAAATCTGGACAGTGCTGCTGCTCAGGGGCCTCTGAAAAATATCACCGGCACTCAGATCCAGATAATCGGCTATATTTATCATGAAGCGAAGAGCGATGTTTTTCAAAAGGATATCGAGACAAAATATTCCATCAGACGCTCCACGGCCACAGGGATCCTCCAGCTCATGGAAAAGAACGGGCTCATCACCAGAGAGCCGGTCGACTATGATGCGCGACTCAAAAAAATCGTGCTCACAGAAAAAGCACACACTATCAGTAAGCAGGCAAAACTTAATGTATTCGAACTGGAAAAACGTCTTACCAAAGGGATCTCTACAGAGGAACTGGCCGTTTTCCGTTCCATAATTTGGAAAATGAAAGTCAATCTGGAGGAACAGGTATGAATCATATCATAGAGCGCCTTGTGGGTTCGATCCGCGAGTTTAAAAAAGACAGTCTGCTTACACCTGCGTTTGTCGGACTTGAGGTGGTAATGGAGGTCATCATCCCGTTGATTCTTGCGAGCCTCATCGACGACGGAATCACCGGAGGCAATATGGGTATCATCCTCCGGCTTGGTCTTGCGTTATTCATATCAGCGATACTCTCGCTCATATTCGGGGTTCTCGCCGGAAAGTTTGCAGCATCCGCATCAGCCGGATTTGCACACAATCTTCGGCATGATATTTTCTATAATGTTCAGAGCTTCTCGTTTGCGAACATCGACAAATTTTCGACGTCAAGTATCGTGACGAGGCTCACCACCGACGTTACCAATGTACAGAATGCTTACCAGATGATCATCCGGGTCGCGGTACGCTGTCCTCTGATGCTGATCCTTTCCTACCTCATGGTGATGTGGATCAATCCCCAACTATCTGTCATCTTCCTTGTGCTGATACCGATCCTCACCGTTGGTATGTATCTTATTATCATCAAGGTCCAGCCCATATTTGAGAAAGTATTCAAAACATTTGACCGGCTGAACAAAGTCGTTCAGGAAAATCTCAGAGGTATCCGGGTCGTAAAATCCTACGTCCGTGATGAATATGAGGTGGAAAAGTTCAAAGGCGTTTCAAAAGATATCTACGGATACTTTTCACATGCTGAAAAACTTCTTGCGTTTGTCAGCCCTCTTATGCAGTTCATAGTGTATGCGGCGATCCTTCTTGTCTCGTGGTTTGGGGCCCAGTTTATCGTTGCTGGGACTTTGACCACGGGTGAACTGGTCAGTCTGTTTGCCTACACCATGCAGATCCTGATGAGTCTGATGATGCTTGCCATGGTTTTCGTCATGATCACCATGTCCCGTGCATCTGCAAGAAGAATCGTTGAGGTCCTTGACGAACAGAGTGATCTGAAAAATCCGGAAGATCCGGTGTTCCTCGTTAAAAACGGAGATATAAGCTTCCGTGATGTCGACTTCAGTTACTCCACCGATGCTGAACGGACATGTCTTCAGAAGATCAATCTGGAGATAAAATCGGGCGAGACCATCGGAATCCTCGGCGGGACGGGCAGTTCCAAGACGACTCTGGTCCAGTTGATCCCGCGGCTCTATGATGTGACCGGCGGTTCTGTTCTTGTGGGGGGGGTTGATGTCAGAGATTATGATATAACTACTCTTCGTGATCAGGTCGCTGTAGTTCTGCAGAAGAACGTGCTCTTCTCAGGAACCATCAAAGATAATCTCAGATGGGGTAATCCGGATGCATCGGATGAGGAGCTGGTTCGTGTCAGTAAACTTGCCTGTGCGGATGAATTTATTCAGAAGCTTCCCGAAAAATATGATACCCGAATTGAACAGGGCGGTTCAAATGTATCCGGCGGGCAGAAGCAGAGGTTATGTATCGCCCGTGCTCTGTTGAAGAAACCGAAGATCCTTATTCTGGATGATTCTACGAGCGCTGTCGATACAAAGACGGATGCACATATCCGTCAGGCGCTTATGACAGAGATCCCCGGCACCACGAAAATCATCATCACGCAGAGATTTTCCTCGGTCGTGGATGCAGATAAGATCATCGTGATGGATGGGGGTCATATCAATGCGGTAGGAACACATGCAGAACTTCTGTTAACCAATCCGATCTATCAGGAGGTCTATTCGACACAGCAGAAGGGAGGTGAGACATAATGCCTCCTATGGGTCCGAGTTCGAAAGGTCCGCAGCGTCCCGGGATACCGGTAGTGGGACGCAAACCCAATGATGTGAAAAAGACCTTAAAACGTCTTCTTTCATATCTTCCAGGGACTTATAAGGCCACTCTCGTTGTCGTTGTCATCTGTATCATTTTAAGCACACTTGCAGGAGTCATAGGTTCGCTCTTCCTCGAAGTGCTTATCGATGATTACATCACGCCGCTTATCGGGATGGAAAATCCTGTCTTCACTGCCTTACTGCAGGCGATCCTCTTCATGGGGCTTATCTACCTCTGTGGTGTTCTTTCGACACTTATCTACAGCAGACTCATGGTCATCATTTCCCAGGGTGCCATGAAGCGGATTCGTGATGAGATGTTTGCTCATATGGAGAAGTTACCGATCAAATACTTCGACACTCATCAGTTCGGTGACACGATGAGTCATTACACGAACGATACGGAAACCCTCCATCAGATGCTTTCACAGAGCGTTCCCCAGGTGTTTTCTTCGATAGTGACTATCATTTTAGTGTTCTGCGCAATGGTTTATACGAGCGGTCCCCTGACGATCCTCGTTGTATTTATGGTGATCGTGCTCTTCTTTGTTATGAAAAACATTGGGGGAAGGAGTGCGACCCACTTTGTTCGTCAGCAGAAATCGCTCGGTGAAGTGAACGGGTTTATTGAGGAGATGATCAACGGGCAGAAGGTCATCAAGGTTTTCTGTCATGAAGAGAAGGTCAAAGCAGAGTTTGATGTTATGAACGATCAGCTCTGCGGGCATGCGACGTCTGCCAACAAGTTTGCGAATATTTTCATGCCGGTCGTAGTAAATATCGGAAATATCCAGTATGTTCTTGTGGCGATCGTAGGTGGGGCTTTGGCGATAAGCGGAGTCGGCGGTTTGACGCTTGGCGGGATCGCTGCCTTTTTACAACTGAGTAAGAGTTTTATGATGCCGATCAGTCAGGTGTCCCAGCAGTTGAGTTCGGTCGTTATGGCCTTGGCCGGAGCCGAGCGGATCTTCAAGCTGATGGATGAGCCGGTGGAGGAGGATGCCGGAGATGTTACGCTCGTCAATGCACGGTATGAGGGAACTGTCCTTACCGAGGCGCCGGCATATACGGGCATCTGGGCTTGGAAGGAAATCAAAGATGGAGCTCCGGTGTATACAAAACTTGAGGGGGATGTTCAACTTCGCGATGTGAGTTTCGGCTATACGCCGGACAAGAATGTCCTGCATGATGTGTCCGTGTATGCACGGCCGGGTCAGAAGGTGGCGTTTGTCGGGGCTACGGGCGCCGGGAAAACGACGATCACCAATCTGATCAACCGGTTTTATGATGTGCAGGAAGGCGAGATCTTCTATGACGGCATCAATGTGAAGAAGATCAAAAAAGCTGATCTGAGACGTTCGCTTGGTATCGTATTACAGGATACGAATCTGTTTACGGGGACAGTCCGGGAAAACATCAGGTACGGGAAGCTGGATGCGACGGATGAAGAGGTGTATGCGGCGGCACGTCTTTCGAACGCA encodes:
- a CDS encoding MarR family winged helix-turn-helix transcriptional regulator; translated protein: MDDRLPIAILIKILSNYIKRNLDSAAAQGPLKNITGTQIQIIGYIYHEAKSDVFQKDIETKYSIRRSTATGILQLMEKNGLITREPVDYDARLKKIVLTEKAHTISKQAKLNVFELEKRLTKGISTEELAVFRSIIWKMKVNLEEQV
- the glnA gene encoding type I glutamate--ammonia ligase, whose protein sequence is MVSDERKSPFGSLAASHGGDRAELIGAVLTQLENDNVRSVLLQFSDMEGKPKNVAIPTKQMKKALTEGISFDGSSIQGFARLEESDMVLRPEPETYQIIPWSDEKYRVARFICNVYTTRGEPFAGDPRFILRQQLEKAEKLGYTFNVGPEMEFFLFRMVNGHPSVELQDRGGYFDQTPTDPGEDVRRDLVTSLSEMGFNIEAAHHEVAPSQHEIDFTYGNALSMADKVVTFKFVAKTLALQRGLHATFMPKPIYGINGSGMHVNCSLMKDGENAFYDPEGEHQLSDTARHFIAGILKHIDAITRVANPTVNSYKRLIPGYEAPVYVGWSAMNRSALIRVPSSRGKSTRAELRSPDPTCNPYLTFAVMLAAGLEGITQKIEPPESVDKNIFRMSAAERTAEGIRCLPWSLHEANTALMNDPLLCSVLGEHVVAQINRIGEMEWADFSKSITDWEIKRYLATY
- a CDS encoding ABC transporter ATP-binding protein; its protein translation is MNHIIERLVGSIREFKKDSLLTPAFVGLEVVMEVIIPLILASLIDDGITGGNMGIILRLGLALFISAILSLIFGVLAGKFAASASAGFAHNLRHDIFYNVQSFSFANIDKFSTSSIVTRLTTDVTNVQNAYQMIIRVAVRCPLMLILSYLMVMWINPQLSVIFLVLIPILTVGMYLIIIKVQPIFEKVFKTFDRLNKVVQENLRGIRVVKSYVRDEYEVEKFKGVSKDIYGYFSHAEKLLAFVSPLMQFIVYAAILLVSWFGAQFIVAGTLTTGELVSLFAYTMQILMSLMMLAMVFVMITMSRASARRIVEVLDEQSDLKNPEDPVFLVKNGDISFRDVDFSYSTDAERTCLQKINLEIKSGETIGILGGTGSSKTTLVQLIPRLYDVTGGSVLVGGVDVRDYDITTLRDQVAVVLQKNVLFSGTIKDNLRWGNPDASDEELVRVSKLACADEFIQKLPEKYDTRIEQGGSNVSGGQKQRLCIARALLKKPKILILDDSTSAVDTKTDAHIRQALMTEIPGTTKIIITQRFSSVVDADKIIVMDGGHINAVGTHAELLLTNPIYQEVYSTQQKGGET
- a CDS encoding ABC transporter ATP-binding protein, which codes for MGRKPNDVKKTLKRLLSYLPGTYKATLVVVVICIILSTLAGVIGSLFLEVLIDDYITPLIGMENPVFTALLQAILFMGLIYLCGVLSTLIYSRLMVIISQGAMKRIRDEMFAHMEKLPIKYFDTHQFGDTMSHYTNDTETLHQMLSQSVPQVFSSIVTIILVFCAMVYTSGPLTILVVFMVIVLFFVMKNIGGRSATHFVRQQKSLGEVNGFIEEMINGQKVIKVFCHEEKVKAEFDVMNDQLCGHATSANKFANIFMPVVVNIGNIQYVLVAIVGGALAISGVGGLTLGGIAAFLQLSKSFMMPISQVSQQLSSVVMALAGAERIFKLMDEPVEEDAGDVTLVNARYEGTVLTEAPAYTGIWAWKEIKDGAPVYTKLEGDVQLRDVSFGYTPDKNVLHDVSVYARPGQKVAFVGATGAGKTTITNLINRFYDVQEGEIFYDGINVKKIKKADLRRSLGIVLQDTNLFTGTVRENIRYGKLDATDEEVYAAARLSNAHDFISRLPEGYDTVLEGDGGSLSQGQRQLLSIARAAVANPPVMIMDEATSSIDTRTEAIVQAGMDSLMKGRTVFVIAHRLSTVHNADVIMVLESGKIIERGSHEELISEKGKYYQLYTGAFELE